The following coding sequences are from one Anguilla anguilla isolate fAngAng1 chromosome 12, fAngAng1.pri, whole genome shotgun sequence window:
- the LOC118209144 gene encoding galectin-4-like — protein sequence MRINNPIIPYDGPIQGGLKPGMTVYFKGTVNHNITRFHINLQAHCDRTMHFNPRFKPEQVVVFNTFRHRRWECEERVQKVPFTPGESFEVLFAVTCEGYQVVVNGAPFYLFKHRIPVQRVTGLQIGGDVSMETVIIGEGGVQICPPPKQVLGGEMSKICSGHGPIMVSTNMLALNSTLAGTVMSAGFDGQI from the exons ATCATCCCATACGATGGACCCATCCAGGGCGGTTTGAAGCCCGGGATGACTGTGTACTTCAAGGGAACTGTTAACCATAATATCACCAG gttCCACATTAACCTGCAGGCTCATTGTGACCGAACCATGCACTTCAACCCCCGTTTCAAGCCCGAACAGGTGGTAGTGTTCAACACCTTTAGACACCGCAGATGGGAATGCGAGGAAAGGGTTCAGAAGGTGCCCTTTACCCCGGGGGAGAGCTTTGAGGTGCTCTTCGCAGTCACATGCGAGGGTTACCAG GTGGTTGTGAACGGTGCTCCCTTCTACTTGTTCAAGCACCGTATACCGGTGCAGCGTGTAACTGGCCTACAGATTGGCGGGgatgtctccatggagaccgtCATCATTGGG gaaggAGGCGTGCAGATATGCCCACCACCAAAACAAGTTTTG GGAGGTGAAATGTCAAAGATATGTTCAGGTCATGGACCGATAATGGTTAGTACGAACATGTTGGCCCTGAACAGCACTCTAGCCGGCACGGTTATGTCCGCTGGATTTGACGGTCAGATATGA